The Carnobacterium mobile DSM 4848 genome includes a window with the following:
- a CDS encoding vitamin B12-dependent ribonucleotide reductase, with product MNVSTDATVNINKLNEDIQVFPQVHPITADMSLTHMGVSRLVMLDRYAFKDTSKVTLSVGDLVVLTVKPDPSYPTRGTGFVTQINYENHTAQILIEEEYRGTIENPSEQETGIVTRDLDAIEKPLEIYYEQIAKRNATGLAAVEKTAEQREASYHRFYNELAKLNFIPAGRVLYGAGSDTEVTYFNCYVMPFVPDSRGGISDHRKKIMEIMSRGGGVGTNGSTLRPRNSLVRGVNGKSSGSVSWLDDIAQLTHLVEQGGSRRGAQMIMLSDWHPDIIEFIISKMQNPRILRYLIENTEDAQIKKLASEKLKFTPFTERESAMYQNILNYKNMPGTGGFDQATLQEVEDKVRTGGTYGVHHPDFLSGANISICLTDDFMQAVENDEEYALRFPAVESYNEAEMAFYDAYWTEVGDVREWEASGRAVRTYRKIKARELWNLINICATYSAEPGIFFIDNANKMTNATAYGQKVVATNPCGEQPLAPYSVCNLAAINLAEMADKDAETVDFAKLKQTVKTGVRMQDNVIDATPYFLEDNEKQALGERRVGLGIMGLADLLIYTGKEYGSPEGNKLVDQVFEAIAVTAYETSIELAKEKCSFPFLIGKTEEETAQLRKNFINTGYMKQMPEHIRQDILTYGIRNSHLLTVAPTGSTGTMVGVSTGLEPYFSFSYFRSGRLGKFIEVKAAILEDYLSRHPEADPDNLPSQFVSAMSLAPEAHVDVQCVIQRWVDSSISKTVNAPRGYSVEQVQSIYERLYKGGAKGGTVYVDGSRDSQVLTLKAEENNWEADSDYTEKTDPVAASIAETTIGNEVGDTCPICRQGTVEDLGGCNTCTNCNAQLKCGL from the coding sequence ATGAACGTATCGACCGATGCAACAGTAAATATCAATAAGTTAAATGAGGATATTCAAGTTTTCCCCCAAGTTCATCCAATTACAGCAGACATGTCGCTAACACATATGGGGGTTTCGCGTCTTGTTATGCTGGATCGCTATGCTTTTAAAGATACTTCCAAAGTGACTCTTTCTGTTGGAGATTTAGTTGTATTAACAGTCAAGCCTGATCCTAGCTACCCAACTCGCGGTACAGGCTTTGTAACTCAAATTAATTATGAAAACCATACTGCTCAAATTTTGATAGAAGAAGAATATCGTGGGACTATTGAAAATCCAAGTGAACAAGAAACAGGGATAGTCACTCGTGATTTAGATGCTATTGAGAAACCGTTAGAAATTTATTACGAGCAGATCGCAAAACGCAATGCAACGGGGCTGGCGGCAGTTGAAAAAACAGCTGAACAGCGTGAAGCTTCTTATCATCGCTTTTACAATGAATTGGCGAAGTTGAACTTTATTCCTGCTGGTCGCGTTTTGTACGGTGCAGGTTCGGATACTGAAGTCACATATTTCAATTGTTATGTGATGCCTTTTGTTCCTGATTCACGTGGCGGAATTTCAGATCATCGTAAAAAGATCATGGAAATCATGAGTCGCGGTGGTGGTGTCGGAACAAACGGTTCTACTTTACGCCCGCGCAATTCATTGGTTCGCGGTGTAAACGGTAAGTCATCGGGTTCTGTTTCTTGGTTAGACGATATCGCACAATTGACTCATTTAGTTGAACAAGGTGGCAGTCGTCGTGGTGCTCAAATGATTATGCTGTCTGATTGGCATCCAGATATCATTGAATTCATTATTTCTAAAATGCAAAATCCACGGATCCTTCGTTATTTGATTGAAAATACAGAAGATGCCCAAATCAAAAAATTGGCTTCTGAAAAATTAAAATTTACGCCTTTTACTGAGCGTGAATCAGCTATGTACCAAAATATCTTAAATTATAAAAATATGCCGGGTACTGGTGGATTTGATCAGGCTACTTTACAAGAAGTTGAAGATAAAGTCCGAACCGGCGGAACATATGGAGTTCATCATCCCGACTTCTTATCAGGCGCCAATATCTCTATTTGCTTAACCGATGACTTTATGCAAGCTGTTGAAAATGACGAAGAGTATGCCCTGCGTTTCCCGGCTGTTGAATCTTATAATGAAGCTGAAATGGCTTTTTATGATGCTTATTGGACAGAAGTCGGCGATGTTCGCGAATGGGAAGCCAGCGGTCGTGCAGTCCGGACTTACCGGAAGATCAAAGCTCGCGAACTATGGAATTTGATCAACATCTGTGCCACTTACTCTGCTGAACCGGGCATTTTCTTTATTGACAATGCCAATAAAATGACAAATGCAACAGCTTATGGACAAAAAGTAGTCGCAACAAATCCTTGCGGCGAACAACCATTAGCTCCTTATTCGGTTTGTAATTTAGCTGCGATTAATTTAGCTGAAATGGCGGATAAGGATGCCGAGACCGTCGACTTTGCTAAATTAAAACAAACCGTTAAAACCGGTGTGCGGATGCAAGACAATGTGATTGATGCAACCCCATACTTTTTAGAAGACAATGAAAAACAAGCATTAGGCGAACGCCGGGTTGGTCTTGGCATTATGGGATTAGCTGATTTACTGATTTATACCGGAAAAGAATATGGCTCTCCTGAAGGAAATAAATTAGTCGATCAAGTATTTGAAGCTATTGCTGTCACCGCTTATGAAACATCCATTGAATTAGCTAAAGAAAAATGCAGCTTTCCGTTCTTGATTGGTAAAACAGAGGAAGAAACAGCTCAATTACGCAAAAACTTCATCAATACTGGATACATGAAGCAAATGCCAGAACACATCCGTCAAGATATTTTGACCTATGGTATTCGCAATTCTCACTTGCTGACCGTTGCTCCAACAGGTTCAACTGGTACGATGGTTGGGGTATCAACTGGATTGGAACCTTACTTCTCTTTCAGTTACTTCAGAAGTGGTCGTTTGGGCAAATTTATTGAAGTTAAAGCTGCGATTCTAGAAGACTATTTAAGCCGGCATCCAGAAGCTGATCCGGACAATTTACCGAGTCAATTTGTTTCAGCGATGAGTTTGGCACCGGAAGCACATGTCGACGTCCAATGTGTTATCCAACGGTGGGTAGACAGTTCAATTTCTAAAACCGTTAATGCTCCTCGCGGCTATAGCGTGGAACAAGTTCAAAGTATCTATGAACGCTTATATAAAGGCGGTGCAAAAGGCGGAACGGTCTACGTTGACGGTAGTCGTGATTCTCAAGTGTTGACACTAAAAGCTGAAGAAAATAATTGGGAAGCCGATTCAGATTACACCGAAAAAACTGACCCTGTCGCTGCAAGCATAGCTGAAACTACTATCGGCAATGAAGTGGGCGATACTTGTCCGATCTGTCGACAAGGAACTGTCGAAGATTTAGGCGGCTGCAATACCTGCACCAATTGTAATGCTCAATTAAAATGTGGATTATAA
- a CDS encoding sulfite exporter TauE/SafE family protein: protein MDTELILLVVGIVFLGSLMRAVFGFGDSIVSMPLLALLPINLSTSIALIGLGGFTVAVLTVLSGWKNVDRPVLKQLSIGTLVGIPVGLLLVKFAPNTVITYILGIFLIVYGMYSLVKNKIGQSKPRLWLNKPVWSLPFGFAAGMFGSAYNMNGVPIVVYGTMREWKPEVFRETLQAHFLISSSLIIIGQFMGGFWSKELLVLYGFSLPAIGIAILLGKFIYVRIPTYKFERYVFILVILLGIMLLINPA, encoded by the coding sequence ATGGATACAGAACTTATTTTATTAGTAGTAGGGATAGTTTTTCTGGGCTCGCTAATGCGGGCAGTTTTTGGTTTTGGGGATTCAATTGTGAGTATGCCATTATTGGCTTTATTGCCAATTAACTTGTCTACCTCGATTGCGTTGATTGGTTTAGGCGGATTCACGGTTGCTGTACTAACTGTTCTTTCAGGTTGGAAAAACGTTGATCGGCCAGTTCTGAAACAACTTTCTATTGGTACATTAGTTGGTATTCCTGTTGGATTGTTGTTAGTTAAATTCGCTCCTAATACCGTGATTACGTATATTTTAGGAATCTTTCTGATTGTCTATGGTATGTACTCTTTAGTTAAAAATAAAATTGGACAGTCGAAACCGCGATTATGGCTGAATAAGCCTGTTTGGTCATTGCCCTTTGGTTTTGCAGCAGGCATGTTCGGCAGTGCGTATAATATGAATGGAGTTCCTATTGTTGTTTATGGCACAATGCGAGAATGGAAACCAGAGGTCTTTAGAGAAACTCTGCAGGCACATTTCTTGATTTCCAGTTCATTGATTATTATTGGTCAGTTTATGGGCGGCTTCTGGTCTAAAGAATTATTGGTTTTATATGGTTTTTCTTTGCCAGCAATTGGAATAGCTATTTTACTGGGGAAATTTATCTATGTCAGAATCCCAACTTATAAATTTGAACGCTACGTTTTTATTTTAGTTATTCTGTTAGGAATTATGTTATTGATTAATCCTGCCTGA